A genome region from Alkalimarinus coralli includes the following:
- a CDS encoding MFS transporter: protein MLFSDSRNRSLPVFTVVLLSSLYFSQGLPSGFLAHALPALLREYGVSVEYIGLLKLLALPWFLKFLWAPFVDRTELGKQGPHRGWILLMQSLLVVLMMLLSFSSPSALFGSLIIVFFVIVLMINTTAATQDIATDGLAVKMLPERWRGLGNSIQVSGFKIGMILSGSLLLVSVDKLGWAMSFQLMGLILFVLLLPAFLFKERSAYPESHAENLPSMSNERWFDAYKGFFSQPGIVYWLAVLFTYKIADSLGSGMIKPLLIDNGYSLTAVAELTFWASISGLLAAVAAGFIYYRIGAKWSLILFGLMQALGIAAYGLLATGNVSNDGVFVIALVEQAADGMSTVALFALMMGQCRKGHEGSDYTVQACIQVVMSGIVGALSGFVAKLAGYEVLYMLAGVLGVLALIPIYVYFSNTVDGAKENES from the coding sequence ATGTTATTTTCAGACTCAAGAAACAGGTCGCTGCCTGTTTTTACCGTTGTTCTTCTATCTTCACTCTATTTCTCGCAGGGTTTGCCGTCAGGCTTTTTAGCCCACGCATTGCCTGCACTGCTTCGTGAATACGGTGTCTCGGTAGAGTATATTGGCCTGTTAAAATTGTTGGCGCTGCCATGGTTTTTAAAATTCCTATGGGCACCCTTTGTTGATCGTACAGAGCTAGGCAAGCAGGGGCCACACCGCGGCTGGATTTTGTTGATGCAGTCATTGCTTGTCGTATTAATGATGTTGCTATCATTCTCTTCACCCAGCGCTCTGTTTGGATCGTTAATTATCGTATTCTTTGTGATTGTTTTGATGATAAACACAACCGCGGCAACGCAGGATATAGCAACGGACGGTTTAGCCGTAAAAATGTTGCCTGAGCGTTGGCGCGGACTGGGAAATAGCATTCAGGTGTCTGGCTTTAAAATTGGCATGATCTTGAGTGGCAGCCTCTTGCTAGTGAGCGTTGATAAACTCGGTTGGGCAATGTCATTTCAACTCATGGGCCTGATCTTATTTGTGTTGCTGCTACCCGCGTTCTTATTTAAAGAGCGATCAGCCTACCCGGAATCACATGCTGAAAACCTCCCCTCGATGAGCAATGAGCGTTGGTTTGACGCCTACAAAGGCTTTTTTTCTCAACCAGGCATTGTCTATTGGTTGGCTGTATTGTTTACCTACAAAATTGCCGACTCGTTGGGCTCAGGAATGATTAAACCGCTGCTTATTGATAATGGATACAGCCTGACCGCGGTTGCTGAACTCACCTTTTGGGCCTCAATCAGCGGGTTGCTCGCTGCTGTCGCGGCAGGGTTTATCTACTATCGAATTGGGGCAAAGTGGTCGCTTATACTGTTCGGTTTGATGCAAGCGCTTGGTATTGCTGCTTATGGGCTTTTGGCTACAGGCAACGTTAGCAACGATGGGGTCTTTGTTATAGCACTCGTCGAGCAAGCCGCTGACGGCATGTCAACGGTTGCGTTATTTGCACTCATGATGGGACAGTGTAGAAAAGGGCATGAAGGCAGCGATTACACCGTGCAAGCCTGCATTCAGGTGGTGATGTCGGGTATTGTCGGTGCGCTGAGTGGTTTTGTCGCTAAACTCGCCGGTTATGAGGTGCTCTATATGTTGGCCGGGGTGTTGGGTGTACTAGCGCTGATACCGATATACGTTTATTTTTCCAATACAGTTGATGGGGCTAAAGAGAATGAGTCGTGA
- the bluB gene encoding 5,6-dimethylbenzimidazole synthase has translation MEKKDTVKPKEAVETKETQHQDELFFTQGERDGLYKTIFNRRDVRGQFKPDPIPDDVLSRVLYAAHHAPSVGFMQPWNFVVVRSDEVKQNVHKAFVEANEKAANMFESEKSKTYRTLKLEGILESPVNICITCDRKRTGPVVIGRTSMKEMDLYSSVCAVQNFWLAARAEGLGVGWVSIIEQQALQAALAMPDDIVPIAYLCVGYVSHFFDKPELETAGWLNRTPLDDLLYFDQWGAQKTKEEETLVSQVIDDKHFPGNW, from the coding sequence GTGGAAAAGAAAGATACTGTTAAACCGAAAGAAGCTGTAGAAACAAAAGAAACCCAGCACCAAGACGAACTATTTTTCACCCAAGGCGAACGGGATGGTCTTTATAAAACCATCTTCAACCGGCGCGATGTTCGAGGCCAGTTCAAGCCAGATCCAATACCCGACGACGTACTGAGCCGGGTTCTTTACGCCGCTCACCATGCCCCATCTGTCGGTTTTATGCAGCCGTGGAACTTCGTGGTGGTACGTTCTGATGAGGTCAAACAGAACGTTCATAAGGCATTTGTAGAGGCCAACGAAAAAGCCGCAAACATGTTTGAGTCTGAGAAAAGTAAAACCTATCGCACGCTCAAGCTGGAAGGCATTCTTGAATCACCGGTCAATATCTGTATTACCTGTGACCGAAAGCGTACCGGCCCTGTTGTGATTGGCCGAACATCAATGAAAGAGATGGATCTTTATAGCAGTGTTTGTGCGGTGCAGAATTTCTGGTTAGCCGCCAGGGCTGAGGGTTTAGGTGTTGGCTGGGTGAGCATTATTGAGCAACAGGCGTTGCAAGCAGCTTTAGCCATGCCGGATGACATCGTCCCAATTGCGTATCTATGCGTGGGGTATGTCTCCCACTTTTTTGATAAGCCGGAACTGGAAACAGCCGGCTGGTTAAATAGAACGCCGCTCGACGACCTGCTCTACTTTGACCAATGGGGCGCGCAGAAAACCAAAGAAGAAGAGACCTTAGTCTCACAGGTGATTGACGATAAACACTTTCCTGGCAACTGGTAA
- a CDS encoding HD domain-containing phosphohydrolase — translation MNSFKANSNAADIGLGPSYSGKLQHGEFLFNEFTRLFDQYDQLAQIHQQYGNEQKLRILCYQLSDYPSLVETFRALCSNDEALLDKSLFCSWFSFLLADQLKLSVVDTKDLFIAGLAQELAKAGQAQLGDSPAGEVGGENNETNTLGQVTTADEVRRFLDSIPRLSEQLKVIVGSHHERLDGTGFPSGKVEHLFSLVEKVHVVANEVIELSGRYSATLYDFMPVLPILRLNASVYDRKIYCAAFKLLSAGQELHGGQESHDYEASEQRGTGQTARSNSDSYVHRNLSIQSLIDRQNSLLLVWPHLLTAAAEVSVLEDNLPVMALKQIARRAWILATTAGILSDDLLLWLTQVDNPAEVRSELAELDVLLDELDGIISTYQHKLETFTGLARNQLDEAKHAMLVRLCGDLKPPQETFDLEEFTILNMCD, via the coding sequence ATGAATTCGTTTAAAGCCAATAGTAACGCCGCTGACATTGGGCTGGGGCCGTCTTACTCAGGCAAGCTTCAACATGGCGAATTTCTGTTCAACGAATTTACCCGCTTATTTGATCAATATGACCAGCTTGCCCAAATTCATCAACAATATGGTAATGAGCAAAAACTCCGCATTCTCTGCTATCAACTGTCTGATTACCCCTCTTTGGTAGAAACCTTTAGGGCTCTATGCAGCAATGACGAGGCGTTGCTTGATAAGTCGCTCTTTTGCAGTTGGTTTTCCTTTTTGCTGGCGGATCAGTTAAAACTGTCGGTAGTGGATACCAAAGATTTATTTATCGCAGGCTTGGCTCAGGAGCTTGCAAAGGCAGGCCAGGCGCAGTTAGGTGATTCGCCCGCTGGTGAGGTGGGGGGTGAAAATAATGAAACTAATACGTTGGGGCAGGTCACTACAGCCGATGAGGTGAGACGGTTTTTAGATAGTATTCCCAGGCTATCTGAACAGTTAAAGGTTATTGTAGGCTCCCACCACGAGCGCCTTGATGGAACGGGTTTTCCAAGTGGTAAAGTAGAGCACTTGTTTTCACTGGTAGAGAAAGTTCATGTCGTAGCGAATGAAGTAATCGAGCTTAGTGGCCGATATTCCGCCACGCTTTATGATTTTATGCCTGTGTTGCCGATTCTGAGGTTAAATGCCTCAGTCTATGACCGGAAGATCTACTGCGCGGCTTTTAAACTGCTAAGCGCTGGGCAGGAACTGCATGGTGGACAGGAATCGCATGATTACGAAGCATCAGAGCAACGCGGCACGGGACAAACGGCTAGGAGCAATTCAGATAGCTACGTTCATCGTAATCTCAGCATTCAATCGTTAATAGACAGGCAGAATAGTTTGCTTTTGGTGTGGCCTCATCTGCTTACCGCAGCCGCTGAAGTGTCTGTCCTGGAAGATAATCTGCCTGTTATGGCGTTAAAGCAGATTGCCAGAAGGGCCTGGATATTGGCTACCACGGCAGGAATACTCTCAGACGACCTGTTATTGTGGCTCACTCAGGTAGATAACCCAGCAGAAGTGAGATCGGAACTTGCTGAGTTAGACGTACTACTGGATGAACTGGATGGCATTATCTCTACTTATCAGCACAAACTGGAAACGTTTACGGGGCTAGCGAGAAACCAACTGGACGAGGCTAAGCACGCCATGCTGGTAAGATTATGTGGTGACTTGAAACCGCCGCAAGAAACGTTTGATCTTGAAGAATTTACAATTTTAAATATGTGCGACTAA
- a CDS encoding YchJ family protein: protein MSREIECPCGYQVNGNSLTYAECCEPFISGAAKPDRCEQLMRSRYTAYALGKVDYLIATWHPTKQQELDKASLRQSAESTEWLRLQVISSQQQGERGTVEFNAYFKERDASGSSEGKEIQGLHEVSRFEKVGNQWFYLDGDVESAGQTKVGRNDPCPCGSGKKYKKCCG from the coding sequence ATGAGTCGTGAAATTGAGTGCCCTTGTGGGTATCAAGTCAATGGTAATTCGCTCACTTATGCCGAATGTTGTGAGCCTTTTATTAGTGGTGCAGCCAAGCCTGATCGCTGTGAGCAGTTAATGCGTTCTCGCTATACCGCATACGCGCTGGGCAAGGTAGATTACTTAATTGCGACTTGGCACCCCACTAAACAGCAGGAGCTGGACAAAGCCAGTTTGCGTCAGTCAGCAGAAAGTACAGAGTGGTTACGCTTACAGGTTATCAGTAGTCAGCAACAGGGCGAAAGAGGGACTGTAGAATTTAATGCCTACTTTAAAGAGCGGGATGCAAGTGGCAGCAGTGAAGGGAAAGAGATTCAGGGCTTGCATGAAGTCTCCCGCTTTGAAAAAGTTGGGAATCAATGGTTCTATCTGGATGGTGATGTCGAGTCGGCGGGTCAAACCAAAGTGGGTAGGAATGACCCGTGCCCCTGCGGGAGCGGCAAGAAATATAAAAAATGCTGCGGATAG